From Vibrio fortis, a single genomic window includes:
- a CDS encoding methyl-accepting chemotaxis protein — MKFSHKVVAASSALLLVTVSLLSIQQLYTVRGAVESHVNASLKEMVAGVKNTVVSEMTAKKALAQSTTEVIEIAPQDRDYVKTILEKPKLKSSFLAVGFGYEANGFVIENDDGWDAGPDYDPRVRPWYIDAKSKNSLVVTAPYVDASSKKVIISVGTPVKDNGQFTAGMFYDLELTNLATLVNKVNLFDAGYLFLVTADGTTIAHPEAKNNGEKLSSYLPQASIREGSQTIEIDGKSFLVSFTPIPSENWYVGAILDEEIAFQTVSELKSSSIIYSLIAVVLSVIALTVLIRVLMRPLDALNQAINDVASGQGDLTKRLDTNTDQEFSELAKGFNTFTENLQKQIIQSKAIGVEIKRGTEITVQGAEESAHAMSTQLQELEQLATAMNEMAVTATEVANNAQGAAAAAREADEATLDGTSVVSDTTQAIDNLSSRIDQAVAEVEVLESATANIETILKVINDIADQTNLLALNAAIEAARAGESGRGFAVVADEVRTLAQRTQESTTEIRNMIEQLQAGASSVSNAMNQSKDTATDAVERAQEANSALDRIRDAIQRISDMNIQIASAAEEQSLVAEEINNNTVKIKDLSTQVSESAQQANEAMQVQTDNVRQQDELLNKFVV; from the coding sequence ATGAAATTTAGCCATAAGGTGGTCGCAGCATCATCGGCCTTACTGCTAGTCACAGTATCACTACTGTCTATTCAGCAGCTATACACTGTTCGAGGAGCGGTTGAGAGTCATGTCAACGCCAGCCTCAAGGAGATGGTTGCAGGTGTGAAAAATACCGTTGTATCTGAAATGACGGCCAAAAAAGCACTTGCCCAATCGACAACTGAAGTTATCGAAATTGCACCGCAAGATCGTGACTACGTAAAAACTATCTTAGAAAAACCAAAACTAAAGAGCAGCTTTCTCGCTGTAGGCTTTGGTTATGAAGCGAATGGTTTTGTTATCGAGAATGATGACGGTTGGGACGCAGGTCCAGACTACGACCCTCGTGTTCGTCCTTGGTACATTGATGCTAAATCTAAAAACTCTCTTGTTGTAACAGCCCCATATGTAGATGCATCAAGCAAAAAAGTCATTATCTCTGTGGGTACACCCGTTAAAGATAATGGCCAATTCACAGCAGGTATGTTCTACGACTTAGAACTGACCAACTTAGCGACACTCGTGAATAAGGTGAACTTGTTTGACGCTGGTTACCTATTCCTAGTCACTGCTGACGGCACGACCATCGCGCACCCAGAAGCGAAGAACAATGGTGAGAAGCTTTCAAGCTACCTACCACAAGCTTCTATTCGCGAAGGTTCGCAGACTATCGAAATTGACGGTAAGTCATTCCTAGTAAGCTTTACGCCTATTCCAAGTGAAAACTGGTATGTGGGTGCGATTCTCGACGAAGAAATTGCTTTCCAAACGGTTTCTGAACTAAAAAGCAGCTCGATCATCTACTCTTTGATTGCTGTTGTTCTGAGCGTTATCGCACTAACCGTACTGATTCGTGTACTAATGCGTCCACTAGACGCACTAAACCAAGCGATCAATGATGTGGCAAGCGGTCAAGGTGACCTAACTAAGCGCCTAGATACCAACACAGACCAAGAGTTCTCTGAACTTGCGAAAGGCTTCAATACCTTCACTGAGAATCTTCAGAAACAGATTATTCAATCGAAAGCGATTGGTGTTGAAATCAAGCGCGGTACTGAAATCACGGTTCAAGGTGCAGAAGAGTCTGCACACGCGATGAGCACACAGCTTCAAGAACTTGAACAGCTCGCAACCGCAATGAACGAGATGGCCGTAACGGCGACCGAAGTGGCAAACAACGCTCAAGGCGCGGCAGCAGCAGCTCGTGAAGCCGATGAAGCGACACTAGATGGTACTTCAGTGGTAAGCGATACTACGCAAGCCATTGACAACCTATCTTCTCGTATTGACCAAGCGGTAGCTGAAGTTGAAGTGCTTGAGTCTGCGACTGCAAACATCGAAACGATCTTGAAAGTAATCAACGACATTGCTGACCAAACTAACCTCCTAGCATTGAACGCAGCTATCGAAGCAGCCCGTGCAGGTGAATCTGGTCGTGGTTTTGCGGTTGTTGCAGACGAAGTTCGAACTCTGGCGCAGCGCACACAAGAGTCGACTACTGAGATTCGCAACATGATTGAACAGCTTCAAGCTGGCGCAAGCTCAGTATCGAACGCGATGAATCAGAGTAAAGACACTGCAACAGATGCAGTAGAGCGTGCTCAAGAAGCGAACTCGGCACTTGACCGTATCCGTGATGCAATTCAACGTATCTCTGATATGAACATTCAAATTGCATCAGCGGCCGAAGAGCAAAGTCTGGTAGCAGAAGAGATCAACAACAACACTGTGAAGATCAAAGACCTATCAACTCAGGTATCTGAATCAGCACAGCAAGCAAACGAAGCAATGCAAGTACAAACAGATAACGTTCGCCAACAAGATGAGTTGCTGAACAAGTTCGTCGTGTAA